In Lysobacter sp. FW306-1B-D06B, the sequence CGATCTTCGTCGAGGAGCTCGACGAGGTGCCGGACAACGCCACGGTGATCTTCAGCGCCCACGGCGTGGCCAAGGCCGTGCGCGAAGAAGCCGAGCGTCGCGGCCTCAAGGTGTTCGACGCGACCTGTCCGCTGGTGACGAAGGTGCATCTGGAAGTGGCGCGTCACTGCCGCGCCGGTCGCGATGTCGTCCTGATCGGCCACGAGGGCCACCCCGAAGTCGAGGGCACGATGGGCCAGTGGCGTCGCGAGGCGGGTTCCGGCCGCATTTACCTGGTCGAGGACAACGACGACGTCGCCGCGCTGGAGATCGACCAGCCCGAGAATGTCGCCTATACGACCCAGACCACGCTCTCGGTCGACGACACCCGTGGCGTGATCGAGGCGCTGCGCGCCAAGTTCCCGGCCCTGCAAGGCCCGAAGAACGACGACATCTGCTACGCCACGCAGAACCGCCAGGACGCCGTGCGCGAACTGGCCGCGCGCTGCGACCTGGTGCTGGTGGTCGGTTCGGTCAACAGCTCCAACTCCAACCGCCTGCGCGAGCTGGCCGAGCGCGAAGGCGTGGAGGCCTACCTGATCGACGGCGCGATCGAGATCAACCCGTCCTGGGTCACCGGCCGCCAGCGCATCGGCGTCACCGCCGGCGCGTCCGCGCCGGAGGTGCTGGTGCGCGGCGTGATCGACCGCCTGCGCGAACTGGGCGCGGCGCATGTGTCCGAACTCGACGGCGAGCCGGAGGACATGGTCTTCGCGCTGCCCAAGGAGCTGCGTCTGCAACTGGTCGATTGACCGGGGCGGTGGCGCCGATTGACCGGGAACGGGCGGGCGCCTAGAATTCCGGGCTCGCGGAAATCTCCGCCGCCCGGCCCGAGCGGCCAGGCCGGAATCCCGCAAAGACACCCGCCGGAATAGCTCAGTTGGTAGAGCGGCGCATTCGTAATGCGTAGGTCGTAGGTTCGATTCCTATTTCCGGCACCAGTTTTCGTTATTTTGAGCCCCGCTTCGGCGGGGCTTCTTTTTTGGCCCGTCGTGAGCGCGTAAAGAATGCGCCCTTCACGCGTGCGCGGCACCTTCGGTGAAACAGTCACGGCTTTCCCCGAGGAGTGGAGCGATGGCCGGTATCGACGAGAACGTGAAGCGCATCGGCGCGCTGCTGAAGAAGATCGACATCGCCATGCTGACGACGACGGGCAAGGGCGGCTTCCTCATGAGCCGGCCGTTGTCCACGCAGCATGCGCAGTTCGACGGACGGCGCGTGTGGTTCTTCACCCAGGCCGACAGCCCGAAGGTCGCCGAGATCCGCCGCCATCCCAAGGTGAACCTCGCCTACGCGTCCAAGAGCAAGAACGTCTACATCTCCATGACCGGTACCGCGAGCGTGAACCGCGAGCAGGCCGTCATCGATGCCCTGTGGAACGATGCGATGAAGGCGTTCTTCCCCAAGGGCCGGAACGATCCCAACCTCACGCTGCTGGAGGTGGACGTTCATTCGGTCGAATACTGGGACGGCCCGGGCACCTGGATCGGCAAGGCGGTCAGCTTCCTCATCGCGCGGGTGACGAAGAAGGAAGAGGTGATGGGCGAGAACCGCATCGTCGACCTCACCGCCAAGCGCCCGCGCAAGCGTTTGCCGCCCTCGCACGCCGACGCCCCGCGCGGCGCGCGCAGCGCCGCGGCGAAGGCGCCGAAGAAGGCCGCGCGCAAGTCCTCCGCCACGCGCGCCGCGAAGAAGACGGCAAAGCCCGCACGCAAGGCGGCAGCGAAGCGAACGCGCAGCGCCTCCGGCTGACTGGCCGTGCAATGACTCGCACGCGCCTCGTGCTCAAGCACATCGTGCATGAATCTTCCATCACGACCCCGCGCGCCTGAACGTTTCATCTCATCGCAATCTCGCGTTCACCGATTTTTAGCGCGGCGATCGCCACCATGCCGCCAGTTTTTCGGAAGGGGCATGACAGGGTGTTGAGCATGCGAATGGACGTCTTCGTGGTGGGGCAGGAAGAAGGTTTCGTGGTGGCGCCGTGCGGCGCGCCGCTTCCCGATGAGGAAATGGCGGTGCTGGGCGAGGTCCGCTTCGGCTGGACCGTCGACAGCGAAAGCGCCGCCCCGCGTCTGGATTGGCAGGGCATCGCCAAGGACATCGATGCGCGCGGTTACAGCATCGTCCCGCAGGGCGACGTGGGCGGCCTGCTGGGTCTGCCGGAAGGCGAACTGAGCGCGTTCTATCCCGAGTTCCACCTGCGCCACGCCGCCTGAGCGCGCATCGCCCGCGTCTCGCTTTCCGCGACGCGGGCCGGGTAGAGTGCGGGCAATCCGTTCGCCACGCCGCCGTTCATGTCCAAACCCGCGAAGTCCCTCAGCAGCAAAGCCCGCACCGCGTACGTCTGCTCGGAGTGCGGCGCCGACCACAACAAGTGGCAGGGCCAGTGCGGTGAGTGCGGCGCCTGGAACACGCTGAGCGAGTTCGTCGTGGAGCCCGCCGCCAAGGCGGGCGCGAGCGTCGCCGCGAGCCGGCGTGGCAGCTGGGCCGGCAAGGCCGACGCGCCGGCCGTCACTGCGCTCAAGGACGTTCGCCACAGCGAAGAAGACCGTGTCAGCACCGGCATCGGCGAGTTCGACCGCGTGCTCGGCGGTGGCCTGGTGCACGGTTCGGTGGTGCTGGTGGGTGGCGACCCGGGCATCGGCAAATCGACGCTGCTGTTGCAGGCGATCAGCAAGATGGCCGGAACGCTGCCGGGCCTGTACGTCACTGGCGAGGAATCGCTGGCGCAGGTGGCCGGTCGCGCCTCGCGCCTGGGCGTGCCGGTGGACGGCGTGCACGCACTGGCGGAAACCGGCGTGGAACGCGTGCTCGAACACGCCGCGAAGATGAAGCCGGGCCTGATCGTCGCCGACTCCGTGCAGACGCTGTGGACGGAGGAACTGAGCGCCGCGCCCGGCTCGGTGAGCCAGGTGCGCGAAAGCGCCGCGCGCCTGGTGCGCTATGCCAAGGAAACCGGCACCGCCGTGTTCCTGGTCGGTCACGTTACCAAGGAGGGCGGGATCGCCGGCCCGCGCGTGCTCGAGCACATGGTCGACGCCGTGCTGTATTTCGAAGGCGAAAGCGGCAGCCGCTTCCGCGTGCTGCGTGCGTTCAAGAACCGCTTCGGCGCGGTCAACGAACTGGGCGTGTTCGCGATGGGCGAGAAGGGCCTGCGCGAAGTGCCCAACCCGTCGGCGATCTTCCTCTCCGGCAGCGAACGCCCGCAGCCGGGCAGCTGCGTGATGGTCACGCGCGAAGGCACGCGCCCGTTGCTGGTGGAAGTGCAGGCGCTGGTCGATGCCTCGCCGCTGTCGAACCCGCGCCGCGTCGCGGTCGGCATGGAGGGCAACCGCCTGGCGATGCTGCTGGCGGTGCTGCATCGCCACGGCGGCATCGGCGTGGGCGACCAGGACGTGTTCGTGAATGTGGTCGGCGGCATCCGCGTGCAGGAAACGGCGGCGGATCTTCCCGTGCTGTTGGCGGTGCTGTCTTCGTTGCGCGATCGGCCGTTGGCCGAACAGACGGTGGCGTTCGGCGAAGTCGGTCTGTCGGGAGAGATCCGGCCTGTTCCCAACGGCGAGGAACGCCTGAAGGAAGCCGCCACGCACGGCTTCAAGCGCGCCATCGTGCCCAAGTCGAACGCGCCCAGGAGCGGTCGCGTGGGCGAGATGGAAGTGATCGGTGTGGAGCGACTGGCGGACGCGCTGGAACGCGCCTGAGCCCTCGCGTCAGGACGAGCGTCGCGTGTAGCGCCGCCACTGCGACGCGTCGCCGGTCATGAACGCGCGGAATCCGATTTCCACGCCCAGCGAAAACGCAGTCGCAAGCAGCGCCGCGCCCCAGCGCGTCCCGTGGTCTTGGGCGAAGAAGAACAGCGCGATCGCGAAACATCCGATGTGCAGGAAGATCCGAGACTGTCGGCCCTTGCGGTCCCAGTCGCGGCGGCGCGCATGGCCCCAATGCTCCCAGCCGTTCTGCTCCACGTTCCTGTGCAGGCGCATTCTGCGTCCGCCCACGATGTCGCGCATCGCACCGGGCGTGGTCAGCATCCATTGCAACCAGGCGGCGATCAACCACAGCACCGGCGGAAGCCAGCCGCTGCCGCCGATGTTGGTGAACGCCGCGCTGATCAGCGCCAGCGCCATCAGATGCAGGACGAACACCACCTTCCCCGAAAGCCGGTACCCCATGACATCCCCCAGCCGCGTCCTGCGGCGTAGCGGGCGATTCTAGTCACGCGCGCCGGAGTGGTCGATCCTCTCAGGCTTCGATCGCCTCGCCGAAGGCGAGCATTTCCGCATGCCGGTCGCCGCTGATAGCCGCGCGCATGCGCGGCTCGTCCAAGGCACGCACGCACCAGTGCGGTGCGTGATCGCGCACGTCGGTGCTGCAGATGGCGACGAAATAACTCGGCCCCGGACCCGCGGCATACCACAGCGAATCCCACGGCTCCTCGTATCCCACCGGCGCGCGCGGTGAAGCGGCGTGATTGTCCAGTTGGTAGGCGATCTTCACCACGGTGAGCGCATCGCCGCACACCGGACCTTGGGGCGTATCGAAACTCAGGGCGTCGAACGCCGACTGCAATCGCCAGGCCTCGCGCTGCAAGGCCAGGCGGTGCCACAGCACCACCCAGCTGACCAGGAACGTCGAGAGAACGACGGTGCCCAGCCAAATCAGCAGGATCCAGCGGACGGCAGCCATGCCCCGAACTTACTCGCGCGGGCGTGTCCGAAATTTGAACGCCCAGGCCTTCACACCGCG encodes:
- the ispH gene encoding 4-hydroxy-3-methylbut-2-enyl diphosphate reductase, translating into MDVLLANPRGFCAGVDRAIEIVKRAIETLGAPIYVRHEVVHNRFVVDDLKHRGAIFVEELDEVPDNATVIFSAHGVAKAVREEAERRGLKVFDATCPLVTKVHLEVARHCRAGRDVVLIGHEGHPEVEGTMGQWRREAGSGRIYLVEDNDDVAALEIDQPENVAYTTQTTLSVDDTRGVIEALRAKFPALQGPKNDDICYATQNRQDAVRELAARCDLVLVVGSVNSSNSNRLRELAEREGVEAYLIDGAIEINPSWVTGRQRIGVTAGASAPEVLVRGVIDRLRELGAAHVSELDGEPEDMVFALPKELRLQLVD
- the radA gene encoding DNA repair protein RadA, with translation MSKPAKSLSSKARTAYVCSECGADHNKWQGQCGECGAWNTLSEFVVEPAAKAGASVAASRRGSWAGKADAPAVTALKDVRHSEEDRVSTGIGEFDRVLGGGLVHGSVVLVGGDPGIGKSTLLLQAISKMAGTLPGLYVTGEESLAQVAGRASRLGVPVDGVHALAETGVERVLEHAAKMKPGLIVADSVQTLWTEELSAAPGSVSQVRESAARLVRYAKETGTAVFLVGHVTKEGGIAGPRVLEHMVDAVLYFEGESGSRFRVLRAFKNRFGAVNELGVFAMGEKGLREVPNPSAIFLSGSERPQPGSCVMVTREGTRPLLVEVQALVDASPLSNPRRVAVGMEGNRLAMLLAVLHRHGGIGVGDQDVFVNVVGGIRVQETAADLPVLLAVLSSLRDRPLAEQTVAFGEVGLSGEIRPVPNGEERLKEAATHGFKRAIVPKSNAPRSGRVGEMEVIGVERLADALERA